taaaaaattagctaaAAACCTCCTTTGCTAAAACtcctattttaaaaataggcaaaaaaaacccctctttgttttcttaaatgTAGTTGAATTGTCCCTCTCCATTAAGTTTAGTTAACGGTGTTAACTTTTCTATAAAATGATCGTTATAcacttacttaatatatattatttcttattttaataaccattgaactttttttgattaaataatgatCGTTAAATCTAACCAACTAATCTAAACCGTtagattttcaaaaaaaaaatatttggattcaagaaattatataattttatattatatataaataattaaaaattaaaaaaaatgattcctattattacatataaaaaaagaaaaataaataaaacccTAACTACCCATCCCCCTACCCATCACCGCCATCCCCACCCCGACACCTACCTCCTCTCCATCGCCTCCAGCCTGCGTCAACCCATCATGCCACCCCCAGCCCCCCCCCACGCGACTTTGCAGTTGTCGTCGcctagataaaaaaaatagggtgaCGGTGTCACCGtagtatttttctaaaattaatttaattatatttattttaattaattaataataattttagataattataataattgttgtacttaaattaatttaaatatatagtttagttaattaagaataattttagatagttataataattattatatttaaataaatttataacttataattattgtaattacttaatatttatattcatgtacgtatttaaattaacatataaaatttagtatattagtttataatgtaattttttttattttttttattttgatatttaatataaatatgttaaaaataaaaattatatttttagaagatagataaatgcaaaaaaaaaaatcattaaagtTAAATGGAACATAGTAACTTTAGATATAATATAGGAgcattttagttaattaaagacaaaaaaatatcaaaatatataaaaaatcaagctCAAACACACTTCAGGCGTGTGCATCTTGCGTTCCGTTAGTTTCTAATGGAAGGGGAGGGGGGTTCTTTATTGAGTTTATTACAACATAGGAGggttcaacttatttttaaaacataggggaatttttagctatttcagaaatatatagaaagGTAAAATGCATTGTAacttttatgtaataatgttACGTTTTTAAGGGGtgaatgtgtaatttttattagtttatgtacaatattttaaaaaccatgaattatttatataattacactatggATTAGGAGGCAgagatgtaattatcccataaattAAGGGAGGTAGATGGATAGCGTGGAACAATGAATCCGGTTTCGTTCGTGGAACGACGCCGTTGGAACAGGAGCTCGGTTCTTGGGTTGGGAGCCCACTTGCTCATACAGTCATCGTTTAGGATACGTAATTCCAGGTTTTAATAATCTCAACACCAATGCCTGGAATGGCGGAAGAGGGTCTTTAATtgctatttcaattttttattcgaattaaaattgatcCGACCAACCCAATTATACAACAAGCGTAATATTCGtgttatacaatttattatttttttaaattatgtatcaaTCGTACGACaagtgtattatacttatcgATTCAAATTTGCTAAAgtcaatttgaattaaaaaaattcccaCGTATTATTCTCTTTATCTTTTATCCCAAGCTGAAATTTCCTTAAAGGGGCATCAAGAGTCGCATGCCAAGAAGTCTACTAATTTAGGTTAATATTATTCTGGTTTTGGTTTTCTTCAACACATGTTGGTTACCAAATTTTACATCTTTCACACTATTGGAacgatttttatttttattttttgaaaaaaaaataatcagttAGGTTGAATTGAACTCGTTGTGACTATGGAATTAAGTATTCTACTGTATGATTTGAACAGACCAAACTTGCGTTTCAAATGCTGCGCAAATTTTGGAGTTGTTTTGTCCCTTTTGTAGTTACTTTTTTTAGGGCAAAATACACTTTGTCCTcctgaattatttattatgtaatatttacccttttaaactaacaaatatatattattcttatattatatatatgtatatttagttcgaagaatttctttttgtttttaaataatttttcgttTTTAAgtttagataaaattttgttaattgaaaaggatatattttaattatacctTGTCATCGCAGTCCTACGAGTACAACAACATtaactcaattttattaaatcaagcaTTATAAATCGACTACCACTAGCCCATTATTGTTTAACCTTAAGTTCCAATATCGACATCGAATAACCCCTTCCGCTGCTTGGAAGCTTATGATTTGATGTTCGTCATTTCTTGACGAGGGTTCTTTTCACCCTTTCTGCGGTACGGCTCCACCATCAGTGAACCGGAAATATTTAGCCTTGTAAGGTGATCCTTAATGATTCTCAGGGGATTCCAGGTGTCCGATACTACCCAAGTTGTTGGCATCTCATGAGTGCAAAGAAACAACCAACAGAATTAGGTTTAAGAATAATGCTGGTATAATCCACCACCACTACTCCTTCAGAGGTACTTTTCTTACTGGGACGAGACAGGATTCCACATTCTCCATACCTCAATATCTCCAAAGCTAATGTACTATGTAAAAGAAGCAGTAGCAATGATAGCATAACAACAATTCAGGAATTTTGTGTATAATAAAATCAGGTATTCCTTGTAAATAACAGTATTTGCTTCCCTATATATTCTGATTCTCTTCCCACCTCATCTCCTCACAATGAAGTCCAACCCAAAGCCCAGATCACACCCTTGAGAACCCAAAAAAATGGtcaaataaacaagaaatctTGGACAACAATCTCGAATACGTGTTGACACAATCCCAGGAGAGAAAGGAAAATGGAATATGGAAACTCAGAGACTATAACATGACTTGAAACTACGAACAATCTCCTAAGCATATATGCTTACTGTCGGTGTCTTGTGTTTGAGTTGCGGACTGTTACACCATGCAAGAACTTGGTAAATCCAAGAAAACTCAATTTTCCATCTGATGGTCTGATCCAATCCTTGAGCAGAGAGTAAGCAGTAGGACCCAAATTCAACTCCTGAAGTGAAGTTTCAGTACACGGGGTGAGCGcatggaggaaaaaaaaggtCAAGTGGTTTTACGCGAGTTGggtgtgtatatatacctGTGCTAGTTCCTCAACGGAAGTCATACGGTTTCCTTCTTGTTCAAAGTGTTGGAATGCTGTACTTGCAATCTCCTCCCATTTGTCGAGAGCCTCGAGCTGATAAGTGCTAATTGCGGCTGCACAAAACTCTTCGAAGTCCATCTTTCTATAGGATAGAGGTTCCATCTTCAATTCAAGAATCAGAAACTCAGTCGGATGAAATAACTAAGGCAGTAACCAATGTGTTTTTAGGTTAATGCAGCAAGCAGTTGTATAACATCTAAGGTTAATTGGTAATAACCGTTGAGGTGATTGTGACAAATATGAAAAGCCTCCACATCAAAACTCAAAAGgacatggaaaaaaaaaaaaagaaaaactcaaaacAGGGGCCTAGATTTAAAGGAAAATGGACAAAtctttcaagaaaaattattttgtcttcATGAAACAGACTAGCTGGTCCTAAAGGGTGTTACATATGTGTGGCAAGAAACACTAATGTGAATTGAATGGACATCATGAAATAGTCTTCGAAGATCACCAAATTCTCTCAAGAGAGTGAACAAACTTTGTTTCTAAGAGAAGTAATATTTTGCCGAGACAAAATAAAACTGAATTGtgataattatgttatttactgaccagaaaaaaaaaatgtctcACCATATTCAAGATATCAGCAACTCTTGATTCTTTCATGGCATCTGTTGCATTTTTCATGAGAGCCTGTAAACGGACAGAggataattatgattaatattcaAGTAGGCTGCAAAggataataatgaaaaatgaaactatGAAGGAAAATCACCCACTGTTCTGAAATTATCAAGGGAGATCCAACCATCCTTCGGTTCCAGGAGATCAAATTGTGCCCTAAGGTAAAGGAGCTCATCCTCTGTCAAAGCTTTTGAAAGTGCCTGCATATGGGGAAGCATATATGTTTTcacaacaaacacatttttctccaaatatgtaataaaaaaacttcaaatgtattatatatatatatatagagagagagagagagagacacacacacacacaccacttATGAACAAAGATAGCATATCATATTGAAACATGAATTTACAAAGAATACGTACTTTTAGGGCTGCCCTTTTCAGAGGAGTAGCTCGAATATATGACTTGATTAATCTGTAGATCATCATATCTAAAGGTATCATGCAGTTTAGGCTCCTTAACCATGGATGAGCTGCAGATAGAAACAGATATATTTCAACTTCATACcaataaattaacattttgGCCAGCAAATTGCAAATAGTGATGTCAAGAAATAATGGAAAAATGTGACTGCAAGGATATGAGAGTTTGTTtctaaatcaagaaataatatGCCCAAATACCAGAGGGTGTCTATGTATTATCcataaagaataatatatcaacaaaCTTACTCAGTGCTTGGGCCGCAGTCATTCGTTTTCTATGGTCCCTATTTAGAAGCCTTTTCACAAAATCTTTGGCTTCTGGCGATACGGACGGCCATGGTGCATCATAGAAGTTGGGATCAGCTCGTAGCACCGAACGAAAAATTCCTGATTCTGTTCGTGCCCAAAAAGGTCTGCTTCCACACAGTAAAATGTATGTTATTACACCAATACTCCAAATATCTGCTTCACTGCTGTAAGATCTGTGAAGTACTTCAGGGGCAACATAGTAAGCACTGCCAACAATATCATTGAGACGTTGATCTGCGAAAATAAAAACCGTGGTTCAAATTTTGGTAAAGAATTCATTGTCACAACTCGCAGAAAGCACAAGCCAAAGCAATATTTGTACTATAGTTAACGACAGTCTTCGGAGAACCGTTAACGTACATATTTAGCACAAATAGCTAGAATTCGGATGTAGGAATCACAAGAAATATTCTGAGGTTATTGCATGTGGACGGTGCTCAagaatatcaagaaaattctCCAGAGAAAGTTAAGGCAAACACTATATGATATCAATAAAAGAATGTTTATGCATACAAGGAAAAGAGGGATGAAGCTAAGTGATTGGAGGAGGTAGAAATAAAATGCTGAGATGTTGAACTTATGTTCTAGACACATATTTCGATATTGATGAAACGATAATTTAATGCAATCTTTACCTGGCCTAATAAAATCAGACAGACCAAAATCTATGACCTTCATTAGAGCATCCTCATCTTGTGTGGCAAATAGGAAATTCTGCAAGCAAATATATGGAAAAATTAGATCATTTTCCAATGTATTCCAAGTCATAGACATGATTACTAGAATGCTGCTTCCGAATACCTCTGGCTTCAGGTCTCTGTGCACAACACCTTGTAGATGACAAAAGGCGACAACACTTAACATCTGCACAACTATATTCTTCGCATCCTCTTCGGTATATCTCCCACCCCTGCAACAGAGAAATAGTAAGATATTCAtgcaaattcatcaattttataatgaaCAAGAATAGTTGAAATGTTCAGCCCAAATTACCGCGCTAAAATCCTATCCAGCAGCTCACCTCCTTCACACAATCTGTTCAAACACATTATcgttaataatttatcataaaattcaatacaTGGTATAGAATGGAATGCAGTTCTCCCAgtcatattttatcaataaagtaTCTATGGAGAATCCTATAGATACATGACGGAAAAGGTAAACCATGATAATCTTTTGGcacaaagaaaaatttggaacAGGAAACATACTCCATAACTACATAGACGTTATGTGCATCTTCAAATGCATCATAAAACTTGATTAGGTTTTTATGTCCAGACAAAGCTTTCAATATCTTCACCTCCCTCCGAACATCTTCAATTGCTATTGCTGTCGTCATCTGCCAAATATAATAAGCaacttatattttcataacaaaCAGTCCACCACTCCTCGACATACTAATGCACATATATCTACAAACTTATCAGCTAATAAGCTTTCTCATGATGTAGAAAAAATGGCTTAGCCTGCTGACGTCTGAACTAAAGTTCTGATCTCCtgtaatataa
The window above is part of the Sesamum indicum cultivar Zhongzhi No. 13 linkage group LG7, S_indicum_v1.0, whole genome shotgun sequence genome. Proteins encoded here:
- the LOC105166773 gene encoding CDPK-related kinase 6 gives rise to the protein MGHCCSKNVTVSVDKDEFNSTSASANHRRQTPASGSHKPSASTNGAARTPAQSFTASPWQSPYPAGIAPSPSPARTPGRKFRWPLPPPSPAKPIMSALFKRQPAAQPTKPIPEEASAGGRGEGSERPLDKSFGYSKNFAAKYELGKEVGRGHFGHTCWAKVKKGELKNQQVAVKIISKAKMTTAIAIEDVRREVKILKALSGHKNLIKFYDAFEDAHNVYVVMELCEGGELLDRILARGGRYTEEDAKNIVVQMLSVVAFCHLQGVVHRDLKPENFLFATQDEDALMKVIDFGLSDFIRPDQRLNDIVGSAYYVAPEVLHRSYSSEADIWSIGVITYILLCGSRPFWARTESGIFRSVLRADPNFYDAPWPSVSPEAKDFVKRLLNRDHRKRMTAAQALTHPWLRSLNCMIPLDMMIYRLIKSYIRATPLKRAALKALSKALTEDELLYLRAQFDLLEPKDGWISLDNFRTALMKNATDAMKESRVADILNMMEPLSYRKMDFEEFCAAAISTYQLEALDKWEEIASTAFQHFEQEGNRMTSVEELAQELNLGPTAYSLLKDWIRPSDGKLSFLGFTKFLHGVTVRNSNTRHRQ